A region of Bacillus cabrialesii DNA encodes the following proteins:
- a CDS encoding Gfo/Idh/MocA family oxidoreductase, with the protein MMENVQVGLLGAGRMGAFHGESIALRVKGADLYAVADPVPGNAEAFAKKLGSNIKAFTDPLEMLEHPDIDAVIIASPARTHAANIIAAAKKGKAVFCEKPMAVTLEEADEVIRAVNEESVPLQVGFNRRFAKGFRSAYEEIRAGKIGTPQLMRSITRDPALGDPTSIPQWTIFLETLIHDFDTLLFLNPNAKPIEVYAAADALVRPDFKDKGFLDTAVVTIKFDNGAIATAEANFQAVYGYDVRGEVFGSKGMLTMGDIRHTNMTRYNKDGVSYNTIRYDQDLLFDAYVDELQSFIDAVRNNEKTLATGEDARAALAIAAACIESCKTKRPVTLKNGVPQTV; encoded by the coding sequence ATGATGGAGAATGTACAGGTTGGGCTGTTAGGCGCGGGCCGGATGGGAGCTTTCCACGGAGAAAGTATTGCGCTCCGTGTAAAAGGAGCAGATTTGTATGCGGTTGCAGATCCGGTTCCGGGAAATGCAGAAGCATTTGCAAAAAAGCTCGGCTCAAATATTAAAGCGTTTACGGATCCGTTAGAAATGCTGGAGCATCCGGATATTGATGCGGTCATCATTGCGTCGCCAGCAAGGACGCATGCAGCAAACATTATTGCAGCGGCAAAGAAGGGGAAAGCTGTTTTTTGCGAGAAACCGATGGCTGTTACGCTGGAAGAAGCGGATGAAGTCATCAGAGCAGTAAATGAAGAATCTGTTCCGCTTCAGGTCGGTTTTAACAGACGTTTCGCTAAAGGCTTTCGCAGTGCATATGAAGAAATCCGTGCAGGGAAAATCGGCACACCACAGTTAATGCGTTCCATCACAAGAGATCCGGCGCTCGGCGATCCGACTTCAATTCCTCAATGGACGATTTTTTTAGAGACGCTGATTCATGACTTTGACACCTTACTTTTTCTCAATCCAAATGCGAAGCCAATTGAAGTCTATGCCGCGGCTGATGCGCTTGTCAGACCTGATTTTAAAGACAAAGGATTTTTGGATACTGCAGTTGTCACAATCAAATTTGATAACGGAGCGATCGCAACGGCCGAAGCGAACTTCCAAGCCGTTTATGGATATGATGTCCGCGGAGAAGTGTTTGGATCTAAAGGCATGCTGACCATGGGAGATATCCGCCATACAAACATGACAAGATATAACAAAGATGGAGTCAGCTACAACACGATTCGTTACGACCAGGATTTATTATTCGATGCTTATGTTGACGAATTACAATCGTTTATTGATGCCGTTCGAAATAATGAGAAAACCCTTGCAACAGGCGAAGATGCACGTGCGGCACTTGCCATTGCCGCAGCTTGTATAGAATCTTGCAAAACGAAGCGGCCTGTCACATTAAAAAACGGAGTGCCGCAAACGGTTTGA
- a CDS encoding LacI family DNA-binding transcriptional regulator, which yields MKTTIYDVAKEANVSISTVSKVLNNTGNISEKTKNRIWKVIEELQYQPSVVTSARKMMKTIGLLIPDIANPFMAELARAVEDSGRKKDFSVIICSTDNDSLREEEYITMLKQKHVDGIIVATGLKNSQAIRELIESDMPIVMLSRDIPYLPVDTVVADDFKGGYEAAVHLAQLGHTNMAVIAEKINNTSIKNRVIGFKEGLQVSGIEIDESAILDCPYDLSASKDISLKLLNQKNRPTAVFVTTELLALGVLQAARQLHISIPSSLSLVGFDNSILAKISDPKLTTIAQPAEEMGEKAIELLMDGMTNSKQKKVIQRVMLSPSLIVRDSTASLW from the coding sequence ATGAAAACAACCATTTATGATGTTGCGAAGGAAGCAAACGTTTCAATCTCTACGGTTTCAAAGGTTCTTAATAACACCGGCAATATAAGTGAAAAAACGAAAAATAGAATTTGGAAAGTCATTGAGGAGCTTCAATATCAGCCAAGTGTTGTCACTTCAGCGAGAAAAATGATGAAGACCATCGGGCTGCTCATTCCTGACATCGCCAATCCGTTTATGGCCGAGCTGGCCAGAGCTGTGGAGGACAGCGGCCGTAAAAAGGACTTCAGTGTCATTATATGCAGTACGGACAACGATTCGCTGAGAGAAGAAGAATATATCACCATGCTGAAGCAAAAGCATGTAGACGGTATTATTGTAGCGACGGGTCTCAAGAACAGTCAGGCGATACGTGAGCTGATTGAAAGCGACATGCCGATTGTCATGCTGTCCAGAGATATACCGTATCTGCCTGTAGACACTGTAGTAGCGGATGACTTTAAAGGAGGATACGAGGCAGCCGTTCATTTAGCCCAATTAGGGCATACAAACATGGCTGTCATAGCAGAAAAGATTAACAATACATCAATCAAAAATCGTGTCATCGGTTTTAAAGAAGGACTGCAGGTTTCAGGAATTGAAATCGATGAATCAGCCATTCTGGACTGTCCGTATGACTTGTCAGCCAGCAAAGATATCAGTTTAAAGCTGCTTAATCAGAAAAATAGGCCGACGGCTGTATTTGTGACGACTGAGCTGCTTGCTTTAGGTGTTTTGCAGGCTGCTAGGCAGCTTCACATTTCTATTCCTTCATCTCTTTCGTTGGTTGGGTTTGATAACAGCATCCTTGCAAAGATCAGTGATCCCAAACTAACGACAATCGCACAGCCGGCTGAAGAAATGGGAGAAAAGGCAATTGAACTGCTGATGGACGGTATGACTAATTCAAAACAAAAGAAAGTGATACAGCGTGTGATGCTGTCTCCTTCATTAATTGTGCGAGATTCTACGGCATCACTCTGGTGA
- a CDS encoding sugar porter family MFS transporter gives MTSKKAYISLIYFFGALGGLLFGYDTGVISGALLFIREDMELTPLLEGLVVSGVLIGALAGAAFCGRFSDRYGRKKTIIWLGVLFTIGAIGTGLAHNVGILLLFRIELGVAVGGASAIVPLYLSEMAPAAIRGRIASLNTLMNSFGILMAYIVNFVFSSSGRWDLMLVLAVVPSFILMAGMFFMPESPRWVLQKKSEEEARHILLLTRDPKTVDAEIRSMKEIKTEERVSISTLLSPAIRPILFIGIGIAIFQQVIGTNTIIYYTPTILENAGFGTSSAIAGTIGIGSINVLFTIIGLLLIDMLGRRKLMLIGNVGMSLALGVLGVSMMFFHAPGWLLLSCLCLFMVAYSASWGMVVWVVLAEIFPLHIRGTALGIASTCLWLANIAVSLSFPLLLHLIGTGILFLMYGAIGVLAFLFVYKFVPETKGKSLEQIEGEIMSKNTASSF, from the coding sequence ATGACATCCAAAAAGGCCTATATCAGTCTGATTTACTTTTTCGGAGCATTAGGAGGTTTGCTGTTCGGGTACGATACAGGTGTAATATCCGGCGCGCTGCTGTTTATAAGGGAGGACATGGAACTCACTCCGCTGTTAGAAGGATTGGTTGTCAGCGGAGTGCTGATTGGCGCTTTAGCAGGTGCAGCTTTTTGCGGAAGGTTCTCCGATCGCTATGGCAGGAAAAAAACAATCATCTGGCTCGGTGTGCTTTTTACAATTGGAGCTATTGGAACAGGTCTTGCTCATAATGTCGGAATATTATTACTATTCAGAATAGAGTTGGGTGTAGCGGTTGGAGGAGCTTCAGCAATTGTTCCTTTGTATCTGTCAGAAATGGCACCTGCCGCGATCAGAGGCAGAATCGCTTCATTGAATACACTGATGAATTCTTTTGGGATTCTCATGGCGTATATTGTAAACTTTGTCTTTTCATCTTCCGGCAGGTGGGATCTGATGCTCGTATTAGCAGTAGTTCCATCCTTCATTCTCATGGCTGGCATGTTTTTTATGCCTGAAAGCCCTCGATGGGTGTTGCAGAAAAAAAGTGAGGAAGAAGCGAGGCATATTTTGCTTCTTACGAGAGATCCGAAAACAGTCGATGCTGAGATCCGCAGCATGAAGGAGATCAAGACGGAAGAACGTGTTTCCATATCAACGTTATTATCCCCGGCGATCAGGCCAATCCTATTTATCGGTATTGGGATCGCCATCTTTCAGCAAGTGATCGGCACGAATACAATTATTTATTATACACCGACCATTTTAGAAAATGCAGGGTTCGGTACCTCCAGCGCCATTGCAGGAACGATTGGGATCGGCAGTATCAATGTCTTATTTACAATTATAGGATTGCTGCTGATTGATATGTTAGGGCGAAGAAAACTCATGCTGATCGGCAATGTCGGAATGTCTTTGGCACTTGGTGTTTTGGGCGTCAGTATGATGTTCTTTCATGCGCCAGGATGGCTGCTGTTATCCTGCTTATGCTTGTTTATGGTAGCGTATTCAGCTAGCTGGGGAATGGTCGTTTGGGTTGTGCTGGCTGAAATTTTCCCGTTACACATCAGGGGGACGGCATTGGGAATCGCAAGTACCTGTCTGTGGCTGGCGAATATTGCGGTGTCGCTGTCCTTCCCGCTGCTTTTACATCTGATCGGTACAGGTATTTTATTTCTCATGTACGGTGCCATTGGCGTCCTTGCCTTTCTCTTTGTCTATAAATTTGTGCCGGAGACAAAAGGCAAATCATTGGAACAGATTGAAGGAGAAATCATGTCAAAGAATACAGCTTCATCTTTCTAA
- a CDS encoding sugar phosphate isomerase/epimerase family protein, with the protein MGREYGLCLWTFGSIPFEQKCRLAAEIGVDGVEVEGDLSVNPKDLAKTLDAHQVKVLSVTPRNVDISSANEEVRSKAVQYFLDLLDWAVDLGAPRICLHGDVGKVRGSGDHARDWSLLVKSAKKIMAKAEKLQIQVVFEVLNRYENHQVVTCEEALQFIRDVGSSKLEVLLDAYHMNIEEADPVKAIELAGQKLGVYHVADSNRQAIGSGHANLKEQIEALHSIGYSGPIIMEMVAAGPDPFTPVKEDSYLEVVTGYFKSSLETLRSWEGLKI; encoded by the coding sequence ATGGGAAGAGAATATGGGTTATGCTTATGGACTTTCGGCAGCATTCCATTTGAACAAAAATGCCGACTGGCTGCAGAAATTGGAGTAGACGGGGTTGAGGTCGAAGGGGATCTTTCAGTGAATCCGAAAGACCTTGCCAAGACATTGGATGCTCATCAAGTAAAGGTTTTATCGGTAACGCCAAGAAATGTAGATATTTCAAGCGCGAATGAAGAGGTTCGTTCAAAGGCTGTGCAGTATTTCTTGGATTTACTGGATTGGGCTGTGGATTTAGGGGCTCCCCGCATCTGTCTTCACGGAGATGTCGGCAAAGTCAGAGGGAGCGGTGATCATGCAAGGGATTGGAGTTTACTAGTCAAAAGCGCTAAAAAGATCATGGCTAAAGCAGAGAAATTGCAGATTCAGGTGGTATTTGAAGTATTGAATCGATACGAAAATCACCAAGTGGTCACTTGTGAAGAAGCTTTACAATTCATTCGCGATGTCGGCAGCTCCAAGCTCGAAGTACTTCTCGATGCGTATCATATGAATATAGAGGAAGCTGATCCTGTAAAGGCCATTGAGTTGGCAGGGCAGAAACTCGGCGTCTATCACGTGGCTGATTCAAATCGCCAGGCCATCGGAAGCGGCCATGCGAACTTGAAAGAGCAAATCGAAGCGCTCCATTCTATCGGTTATAGTGGCCCGATCATTATGGAGATGGTGGCCGCCGGGCCTGACCCTTTTACTCCGGTAAAAGAGGATAGCTATCTGGAAGTGGTGACAGGGTATTTTAAGTCATCTTTAGAGACATTAAGATCATGGGAGGGTTTGAAAATATAA
- the vmlR gene encoding ABC-F type ribosomal protection protein VmlR, which yields MKEIITLTNVSYEVKDLTVFKNVNASVHQGDIIGIIGKNGAGKSTLLHLIHNDLAPAQGQILRQDIKMAVVEQETASYSFADQTPAEKKLLEKWHVPVRDFQQLSGGEKLKARLAKGLSEDADLLLLDEPTNHLDEESLQFLIQQLKSYRGTVILVSHDRYFLDEAATKIWSLEAQTLIEFKGNYSGYMKFREKKRLARQREYEKQQKMVERIEAQMNELSSWSEKAHAQSTKKEGFKEYHRVKAKRTDAQIKSKRKRLEQELEKTKAEPVEPEYTVRFSIDTTKKTGKRFLDVQHVTKAFGERTLFQNAHFTIQHGEKVAIIGPNGSGKTTLLKIIVGQETAEGSVWVSPSANIGYLTQEVFDLPLEQTPKELFENDTYKARGHVQNLMRHLGFTASQWTEPIKHMSMGERVKIKLMAYILEEKDVLILDEPTNHLDLPSREQLEETLSHYSGTLLAVSHDRYFLEKTTNSKLVISDNGIKKQLSDVPSERNDREELRLKLETERQEVLGKLSLMKPNDKGYKELDQAFNELTKRMKELDEQDKKD from the coding sequence ATGAAAGAGATCATAACATTAACAAACGTCAGTTATGAAGTGAAGGATCTGACTGTTTTTAAAAACGTAAATGCCAGTGTTCATCAAGGGGATATCATTGGGATTATCGGCAAAAACGGCGCTGGGAAATCGACGCTGCTGCACCTCATACACAATGACTTAGCCCCTGCACAGGGTCAAATCCTTCGGCAGGATATAAAAATGGCGGTGGTTGAACAGGAAACCGCGTCGTATTCCTTTGCGGATCAGACGCCCGCCGAAAAGAAATTACTGGAGAAATGGCATGTGCCCGTCCGTGATTTCCAACAATTAAGCGGCGGTGAAAAACTGAAAGCGCGGCTGGCGAAAGGGCTGTCAGAGGATGCTGATCTTTTACTGTTAGATGAACCGACAAACCACCTTGATGAAGAAAGCTTGCAATTTCTCATTCAACAGCTGAAAAGTTATAGAGGCACAGTGATTCTTGTATCTCACGATCGTTATTTTTTAGACGAAGCCGCAACAAAAATATGGTCGCTCGAAGCTCAAACGCTGATTGAATTCAAAGGAAATTACTCTGGATATATGAAGTTTCGGGAAAAGAAAAGACTCGCCCGGCAGCGTGAATATGAAAAGCAGCAAAAAATGGTTGAACGGATCGAAGCACAAATGAATGAGCTTTCTTCATGGTCTGAAAAAGCCCATGCGCAATCGACGAAAAAGGAAGGGTTTAAAGAATATCACCGTGTCAAAGCGAAGCGTACGGATGCCCAGATTAAATCCAAGCGGAAGCGGCTTGAACAAGAGCTGGAAAAAACAAAGGCGGAACCCGTTGAGCCGGAATATACTGTCCGCTTTTCAATTGATACAACCAAAAAAACAGGAAAACGATTTTTAGACGTTCAGCATGTAACGAAGGCTTTTGGCGAAAGAACCCTTTTTCAAAACGCACATTTTACGATTCAGCACGGCGAAAAGGTTGCGATCATAGGCCCCAATGGCAGCGGGAAAACAACATTGCTGAAAATCATTGTGGGACAGGAAACGGCAGAAGGAAGTGTATGGGTGTCACCGTCCGCAAACATCGGCTATTTAACGCAGGAAGTGTTTGATTTGCCTTTAGAACAAACACCGAAAGAGTTATTTGAGAATGACACATACAAAGCAAGAGGGCACGTTCAAAATTTGATGAGGCACTTAGGTTTTACAGCTTCCCAATGGACTGAGCCGATCAAGCATATGAGTATGGGCGAGCGTGTAAAGATCAAGCTTATGGCATATATTCTGGAGGAGAAAGACGTGCTGATTTTAGATGAGCCGACAAACCATCTCGACCTGCCATCACGCGAACAGCTGGAAGAAACACTGTCACACTATAGCGGCACATTGCTGGCGGTTTCACATGACCGATACTTTCTCGAAAAAACAACAAACAGTAAACTCGTCATCTCGGACAATGGCATCAAAAAGCAATTGAGTGACGTTCCATCAGAAAGAAATGACCGGGAAGAGCTTCGTTTAAAGCTTGAAACAGAAAGACAGGAAGTGCTGGGAAAGCTCAGTTTAATGAAACCGAATGATAAAGGGTACAAGGAGCTTGATCAGGCTTTCAATGAACTTACGAAGCGGATGAAAGAGCTGGATGAGCAAGACAAAAAAGACTGA
- a CDS encoding amino acid permease: MTDDMRKDNINQQKLERGLKNRHIQLIAIGGAIGTGLFLGSGKSIHFAGPSILFAYMITGIICFLIMRSLGELLLSNLNYHSFVDFVQDYLGDMAAFITGWTYWFCWISIAMADLTAVGLYTQYWLPGVPQWVPGLIALIILLIMNLATVKLFGELEFWFALIKVIAILALIVIGLVMIFKGFSTSSGVSSFTNLWSHGGMFPNGIHGFILSFQMVVFAFVGIELVGLTAGETENPEKVIPKAINNIPVRVLLFYIGALLVIMSIYPWDVINPSESPFVQVFVAVGIVGAASIINFVVLTSAASACNSAVFSTSRMVYSLAKDNNAPESMAKLTQRKVPSNALFFSAIVILIGVTLNYIMPEGVFTLITSISTVCFIYIWGITVICHMKYRKTRPELAKTNKFKLPLYPFTNYLILAFLAFILVVLALAEDTRVSLFVTPVWFILLIVIYKVRKAKHQ, encoded by the coding sequence GTGACAGACGACATGAGGAAAGACAATATAAATCAGCAAAAATTGGAGAGAGGCTTGAAAAACAGGCACATCCAGCTCATCGCCATCGGCGGGGCCATTGGGACGGGCTTGTTTCTTGGCTCAGGAAAATCGATTCATTTTGCCGGACCGTCGATTTTATTTGCTTACATGATTACGGGGATCATTTGCTTTTTAATTATGAGATCTCTGGGTGAATTGCTGTTATCGAATTTGAACTATCACTCTTTTGTTGATTTTGTACAAGATTATTTAGGTGATATGGCAGCCTTTATCACCGGCTGGACCTATTGGTTCTGCTGGATTTCTATTGCGATGGCTGATCTGACAGCCGTCGGGCTTTACACTCAATATTGGCTCCCGGGTGTGCCGCAATGGGTGCCCGGCTTAATCGCCCTCATTATTTTACTGATTATGAACCTGGCAACCGTCAAGCTTTTTGGAGAATTAGAATTTTGGTTTGCTTTAATTAAAGTCATTGCCATTTTGGCATTGATCGTCATTGGCCTTGTAATGATTTTCAAAGGTTTTTCCACAAGCTCAGGGGTCTCCAGCTTCACAAATCTCTGGAGCCATGGAGGCATGTTCCCGAATGGAATTCACGGGTTTATCCTTTCGTTCCAAATGGTTGTGTTTGCCTTTGTCGGCATTGAGCTGGTCGGGCTCACGGCCGGTGAAACAGAAAACCCTGAAAAAGTAATCCCTAAGGCGATCAACAATATCCCTGTCCGGGTGCTGCTTTTCTATATTGGCGCTCTTCTTGTGATTATGAGCATCTATCCTTGGGATGTCATCAATCCCAGCGAGAGCCCGTTCGTGCAAGTGTTTGTCGCGGTTGGCATCGTCGGGGCGGCAAGCATTATCAACTTTGTTGTATTGACATCCGCTGCTTCAGCTTGCAACAGCGCTGTATTCAGTACAAGCCGTATGGTCTATTCACTGGCGAAAGATAACAATGCGCCTGAATCCATGGCGAAACTGACTCAGCGAAAAGTACCTAGCAATGCGTTGTTCTTTTCAGCTATCGTGATTTTAATCGGTGTTACGTTAAACTACATCATGCCAGAAGGCGTATTCACCCTGATCACAAGCATTTCAACCGTCTGCTTTATCTATATTTGGGGGATTACGGTCATCTGCCATATGAAATACCGTAAAACAAGACCTGAATTAGCAAAAACAAACAAGTTTAAGCTTCCGCTTTATCCGTTTACAAATTACCTGATTCTCGCGTTTCTGGCGTTTATCTTGGTTGTGCTGGCATTGGCCGAGGATACCAGGGTTTCGTTATTTGTTACGCCGGTTTGGTTTATTTTGCTGATTGTGATTTATAAAGTGAGAAAAGCAAAGCATCAATAA
- the dinB gene encoding damage-inducible protein DinB, which translates to MPDFSLKLYEYNVWANQQIFNRLKELPKEVYRQEIQSVFPSISHVLSHVYLSDLGWIEVFSGKSMNDALALAEQLKEQTEAKGLEEMEALFLKLSDRYTLFLQQKEQLNQPLQIQNPSGGIMKTAVSELVPHVVNHGTYHRGNIAAMLRQAGYASAPTDYGLYLYMKKTEMA; encoded by the coding sequence ATGCCAGATTTTTCACTGAAATTGTATGAATATAACGTTTGGGCCAATCAGCAAATATTCAACCGATTAAAAGAGCTTCCAAAAGAGGTGTACCGCCAAGAAATCCAAAGTGTGTTTCCATCGATTTCCCATGTGTTGTCTCACGTTTATCTTTCTGATCTCGGCTGGATTGAAGTGTTTTCCGGCAAAAGCATGAACGATGCGTTGGCATTAGCTGAACAGCTTAAAGAACAGACCGAGGCAAAAGGACTGGAGGAAATGGAAGCCCTGTTTTTGAAGTTATCTGACCGCTATACATTATTTCTGCAGCAAAAAGAACAGCTCAATCAACCTCTCCAGATTCAAAATCCTTCAGGCGGAATCATGAAGACCGCTGTTTCCGAGCTGGTTCCCCACGTTGTCAATCACGGGACATACCACCGCGGCAATATCGCGGCAATGCTGCGGCAGGCAGGATACGCATCCGCTCCGACAGATTACGGGCTCTACCTGTATATGAAAAAAACAGAAATGGCATAA
- a CDS encoding MarR family transcriptional regulator translates to MNEQKLCQAINLFVEVLLEGTEFVHREIDQDVFKHISREQADLLKILKVKGPTSPGSLAMYQNVHKSAISNRLKKLLDKGLVEWEDSPAKSDKRSKLINITASGEHILEELDSAIFNALKELIDDIDEEHLHSIIEIFTILKSKFKGEDSAE, encoded by the coding sequence TTGAACGAACAAAAGCTATGTCAGGCGATAAACCTGTTTGTGGAAGTGCTGCTTGAAGGGACAGAATTTGTGCATCGTGAAATCGACCAGGATGTCTTCAAGCATATCTCAAGGGAACAGGCAGACCTGTTGAAAATCTTAAAAGTCAAGGGTCCTACCTCTCCCGGCAGTCTCGCCATGTATCAAAACGTACATAAGAGCGCGATTTCGAACAGGCTGAAAAAGCTGCTCGATAAGGGATTGGTTGAATGGGAGGACAGCCCGGCCAAGAGTGATAAGCGCTCTAAGCTGATTAACATCACAGCCAGCGGTGAACACATACTGGAAGAATTAGATTCAGCCATCTTTAACGCTCTCAAAGAGCTGATCGATGATATAGATGAGGAACATTTACATTCTATCATTGAGATATTCACCATTCTAAAAAGCAAATTTAAAGGAGAGGATTCTGCCGAATGA